The genomic DNA attTCTTTCCTCTAGGGGTTCCCTCTTCCCCTACTGAATCCTAAGCCCTCACTCCACAGCCCAGTGTTCTCAGATCCAAGCCTTTTGCTgccctcaggaggtggaggcagaagagttAAGATCAACTTGGACTACATCGAGGATTCCAAGCTCACCAGGGCTTCTTAAGGAGACTTTGTCTCTAAAATAACTAGTCCCCTTTCTTCACCACAGAGCCCTGGATCCGGCTCCAGGCTGCAGCTCCTCCCCAGGCTGTGATGACATTAACTGTCAtaacccatcccccccccccccgaccctaGTCTCTTTTCCCCACAGACCTTAGACTGGGAGAGTGCTCAGCTGTTTGTAGCCTAGGTGGAGCCCTTAAACTCTAGTAGACTGTGCCTCTCTTGGGCAAGAACAGAGCTGGGGCGCTGTGAAGAAAGCAGAAACCCTGTGCCCGGTAGCTATGAACACCGGACCAGCAAATTAGCGCCCCAGGAACCCTCATGAGCTGGCCATTTGCAAACATCTCTAGCATACGTGCAATCAGAGCGCAATGGCTTCTCAGTCCTGTGTCCTGTACAAGGCCTCTGTGGCACCTCAGCGAGACCAGGCCTGACTGGGGGGCATCGTGCCCGATGTTTATcggttttttaaagatattttaaatatttattatgtatacagtagtctgcctgcacaccagaagaaggcaccagatctcattatagatggttgtgagccgtcatatggttgctgggaattgaactcaggacctttgaaagaacagacgatgcgcttaacctctgagccgtctctccagcccgttaATCAGTTTTCTTAAACCCCATCACCATCCTATTTGTGTGTAAGGTTCAGAAAGCCTCATTTATTCAGTAGATATCTTCTGTTGAGGTGGGACAGAGTTCGAGGACATCCTGTGCTACATTGGGAGATACAGTCTCAATAAAATAATAGGCCAAATGGAGGCACCatacctataaacccagcactcaggagactggggctacttggtgagtttgaggccagctccaGGTCTGTAGTGAGACCCTATCCATATGTAAGCAAGTATTTGCATATCTACTATATGCTAGGTCTGACCTTCTGAACAAGAACTCGTGCCTGAaggaggtttgtttgttgtttgtttgtttgtttgtttaatgggTAGGAAAGTTTTCATTTGGGAAGACTGAGTCCTAGAGAGCAGCTGCACAGCAATGTGACTGAGCCTAACATTCCTGAAGCATACAGTCAAACCAATTAGGACATTAAAAGTTATATGTAGcttaccaaattttaaaaaataggttttttgtttttgttttgttttgttttaagacaaggtctctctgtgtagcccttgttgtcctggaaactcactctgtaaatggGCTGGCTCCAagctcagacatctgcctgcctctgcctcctgagtactgagattaaaagtgccACCACCCtgcaaattaaatttttaaatgtaggcaATCCTTGCCCCATAGGTCTTAAGTCCCACGGAAAATGTGGACCCACTTGTCTCATTTCTTGACTGACACAcagctttcctccctctcccaccccccacccctagaATCCAGGGCTGAACTCTTGGCACCATGAACCCAGCCATTGGAATCGCTCTCCTGCTTTCAGGTACTGGGCAAGGGTCAGGACTGGCATTCCGGGGGCATCAGGCTTCCTGCCATTAGGGGAAATGGCCTCTTTGCCACAGTCTCAGGGGCACAGGTGGCTGGGGTGGGGCACTCAACCTCGATGATCTCCTGCCTGTGGTGGTCTTTGGCATATTGGAAATTCCATATGGGAACTAAGAGCTcctcttgctgggtggtggtggggagcacctttactcccagcactcaggaggcagagacaaatagatctctgagttggaggccagcctggtctagagagcaagttccagggctgtTGTCAAGACAGAGAACcccagactcaaaaaaaaaaaaaaaaaaagcacttcttGTGGGGCCCAGAGCCTCAGTAGATTAGAGATGGAAGTTGGGGTGTAGGGGTGGTAGGACATCCCACCAATACCCCCAGGGAGGTGAGTACAAACCCCACATCCTCCCGGGCCAGGCCAAAACCACTCTTCCTGCAAGTGGGAGGCCCCTGCTCTGTATCTCCCCCAATTCAGAGAAGGCACTGCTGTGCCAGTCTTGCAGATGTCCCGAGGGCAGAGGGTAACCAGCCTGACAGCCTGCCTGGTGAACCAAAACCTTCGCCTGGACTGCCGTCATGAAAACACCACCAACGTGCCCTTCCAGCATGAATTCAGCCTGACCCGAGAAAAGAAGAAGCATGTGCTGTCAGGCACCCTTGGGGTTCCCGAGCACGCTTACCGCTCCCGGGTCCAAGTGTCCAACCAGCCCAACATCAAGGTCCTCACCTTAGCCAACTTCACCCACAAGGATGAGGGCATCTACAGGTGTGAGCTGCAAGCCCCTACCCAGCCTCCCACGACCTCCTTTCGAAATGTCTCTGTGCTCAGAGGTGAGACTGGTCCCCCAGAAAGATGAAATGGCCAGGTTAGCTAGGCTGGGGTTAGCCAATCTGCCTACAAAAACAATAGGCCAGAGAGGTGAGGAGCCCTACAACCTTGTCATGGTCCCCTAACTGCTCCCTGGTGCCCTAGGAAACCACTGCCCTCAGTGTGAGTGGGGAAAGATCAGGGGCCAGCTAGGCAGAGCCTTGTAGTAGAAACTTTACTCCGTTCAAAGAGCTTCGGAAACTGAAAGTGgcaaaggtggtggtggtggtggtggtgtggtgatggttcTGTTAAGATATCAAAGTCCTGGtcccaggccgggcgtggtggcgcacgcctttaatcccagcactcgggaggcagaggcaagcggatctctgtgagttcaaggccagcctggtctacaaagcgagtctaggacagccaagactacacagagaaacactgtcttgaaaaaacaaaagtccCGGTCCCCTTAAAGGACAAACACCTGGCGTTCCTCTTTGCCTGCCTGAGTCGTTTCCCCTCTGCCCCTTATCCCCGCTTCTCTCTCCACAGACAAGCTGGTGAGGTGTGGCGGCATAAGCCTGTTGCTTCAGAACACCtcgtggctgctgctgctcctgctttcGCTCCCCCTCCTCCGAGCGGTGGATTTCTGTTCTCTGTGACTGGGTGGGCccaggaagaaacaggaaaccTCCAGGCCCAGAGTTCCTGCTTCTCCGTGTCAACTGACTCCCTCCCCCAGACCCTCAAATATCTCAAAAATGGGGGAGAAACAGGGACCTTGCCTCCCCCCCTAAGGAATCCCAGTGCTGCATGTAATcgccacccacctctgcctcttcacCTTCTCTGCTCACCACTGGCTGCCATTCTGTACTCTTAACTCCACGGTcgcttctgcttctgtctgtttattttagagtttatccttccttttctctgagcATTTCTAACAAGGGAAGCTAGGATTGGGGACCTGGTGGAGCATAAGGGCGTGTGATGAGTAGTGGAGTGGCAGGATATCGGTCCCCGTGGGGAGTTAGTTCCTCCTTGCCAACCAAACCAGATGCCTGAAAGATATATGGATGAAGGTGTCGGAGTGTGTTTGTGCCTGGTACACCCAGTGGGCAGAGAGGGGATCCTCAAGATATCAGGGCACTGCTGAGCCTCTGTGGCCCATCAAATGAGGATGAAAACTTCTCAGCCACCACATACAAGCCCCCTCCTATCACTGAAGAAGTCCCCTGGGGCCTCGAGCCAGGGTACACTCGGTAAAGATGCAGGCTCAGCTAGGGAATGTTGAGGGAAAGGGTAGgaggttgggggggaggggggtggggggttcatCACCCCTCCTCTAAAACACTTGAGCCTGCTGTCTCCAACTCCCACTACCTGTAATGAAAAAGGGGGCAAAGGAGGACAGGCCCCCTCCTTTGCTCCCCAAGAGCCAGAACTCTGACCACAGGATCTAAGGCAGTGGAGGAAGGGGGTCCTAGAATCGCCCAGCTGGCCCCAGCTCACTAAGGGAGATCATTCTTTCTGTGCCAGCCCCTCTTGCTGTCCCTgatcccccccacccacccacccagacaACCAGAGTCTTGCAACCTGCCTCTTCCAGGACCTCTTAGTGTCAGGCAGAGTGAGACCCAGCGTGCACACTTTTGGGAAGACCGCTCTGCCAAACACTTTCTTTCCCACAGGCGACTCTGCCTGTCCTGTCAACCACGTGTAATACCACCACAGCTTACAGCATCTCtcttgaggaaaaagaaatttgCCCAATAAAACTAAGCCTCTGGAGTCTCTGCtctgttcttcccaaggtcctcAGCCTGGATGGCTTAGCTGGGGGTGCTTCTGTGTGCAGAGGGTCCAACAGGACTCTAGGATATCCCAGCCCTTCCTGTCCCCTTGCCTTCTGTCTCCCACATTCTGCAGCCCTGTATGCTGGGCTTCTCCTGAGAGTGACTCTAACATGAAAGCTGTGCCTGAACTAATGTATGTTCTCTCTGCTGACTCATCTGGGGCCAGCCATGCTTCCACCGCCAACACGAACCCTGGCTCGTGAAGTGCCAGGGGTTTTGTGCTGAGATAAGCACCCCACCTTTTGTTCCCAGCTCTAGTTCTGCAGAAATGCAGCCTCAAGTCCTGTGTGCTGAGAAGCCATGCCCTGGAGCCCTcgagcaggtgggggtggggcatcagGCTGCGGTAGGTTCTGCCCCCCCCTCCATTGGGAGTAGAAACATGGGTCCTCCTCAAAAAGTAATGAGTAAACCGTGAGCAGGCACCACAGGCCATCCTGGATACAGAGAACACAGGGTGGTAACGAGTTCCACCTGCCCTACCCCACATTGACAGGCAGTGTGGGGAAGGAGGCTGAATCACCtggtatttaactttttttttttttcttaaacatccCTATTTAAATTAATACCgcagccggggcgtggtggctcacacctttaatcccagcactcgggaggctgtgagttcgaggccagcctggtctacaaagca from Acomys russatus chromosome 14, mAcoRus1.1, whole genome shotgun sequence includes the following:
- the Thy1 gene encoding thy-1 membrane glycoprotein; translated protein: MNPAIGIALLLSVLQMSRGQRVTSLTACLVNQNLRLDCRHENTTNVPFQHEFSLTREKKKHVLSGTLGVPEHAYRSRVQVSNQPNIKVLTLANFTHKDEGIYRCELQAPTQPPTTSFRNVSVLRDKLVRCGGISLLLQNTSWLLLLLLSLPLLRAVDFCSL